The following coding sequences are from one Rhodobiaceae bacterium window:
- the nqo3 gene encoding NADH-quinone oxidoreductase chain 3, giving the protein MPKLTVDGVEVEVENGVTVLQACEEANADVPRFCYHERLSIAGNCRMCLVEIEKSPKPVASCAMPAADGMVVHTKTETVKRAREGVMEFLLINHPLDCPICDQGGECDLQDQAMAFGVDTSRFDENKRAVEDKEMGPLVKTIMTRCIHCTRCVRFVQEVAGVPEIGAIGRGEDMEITTYLEKSLTSELSGNVIDLCPVGALTSKPYAFTARPWELRKTESVDVMDAVGSAIRVDARGKEVMRVMPRLNEDVNEEWISDKTRFIWDGLKSQRLDRPYVRENGKLRAASWNEAFEAIAAKANSTTPEKMAAIAGDLACVEGMGALKDLMTSLGVTSLDCRQDGTKLNAGDRASYLFNSSIAGIEDADALLIIGSNPRTEAPVLNARIRKRWSQGGLPVGIVGEDADLTYDTEHLGAGPQTLKEIADGSHSFARVLEVAERPMIILGQGALTRSDGAAVHATALQIAEKSGAISANWNGFNVLHTAAARVGGLDLGFVPGEGGKDVAGILDAAASGDVDFVFLLGADEIDTSKLEKAFVIYQGTHGDAGAHAADVILPAATYTEKSALWVNTEGRVQMGRRAAFPPGDAREDWAILRALSDVMGQTLPYDSLQQLRAALFEVHPHLAQVDTVSSAASVTSGPGGSMDDVPFSNAITDFYFTNPIARASKIMADCAATYGNKEAGATGTNG; this is encoded by the coding sequence ATGCCCAAACTCACAGTGGATGGCGTAGAAGTCGAAGTGGAAAACGGGGTCACCGTTTTGCAGGCCTGTGAAGAGGCCAATGCAGACGTGCCGCGCTTCTGTTACCACGAGCGTCTGTCGATTGCGGGCAACTGTCGTATGTGCCTTGTCGAGATTGAGAAATCTCCAAAGCCTGTCGCAAGTTGTGCCATGCCCGCTGCGGACGGCATGGTTGTTCACACCAAGACTGAAACTGTGAAGCGCGCCCGCGAAGGTGTGATGGAATTCCTGCTCATCAACCACCCACTTGATTGCCCGATCTGTGACCAGGGCGGTGAATGCGACCTGCAGGACCAGGCAATGGCGTTCGGTGTCGATACGTCGCGCTTTGACGAGAACAAGCGCGCTGTCGAAGACAAAGAGATGGGCCCGCTGGTTAAGACCATCATGACCCGCTGCATTCACTGCACACGCTGTGTTCGGTTTGTGCAGGAAGTAGCTGGCGTACCGGAAATCGGTGCGATTGGGCGTGGTGAAGATATGGAGATCACGACCTATCTTGAAAAGTCGCTGACGTCTGAACTGTCCGGCAATGTGATTGATCTCTGCCCTGTGGGCGCGTTGACATCCAAGCCCTACGCTTTCACGGCGCGTCCCTGGGAATTGCGCAAGACCGAGTCCGTCGATGTGATGGACGCCGTTGGGTCGGCCATTCGGGTCGATGCGCGCGGAAAAGAAGTCATGCGGGTGATGCCGCGTCTCAATGAAGACGTGAACGAAGAGTGGATCTCCGACAAGACACGCTTCATCTGGGACGGATTAAAATCTCAGCGTCTTGACCGTCCATATGTCCGTGAAAACGGCAAGCTGCGCGCTGCAAGCTGGAACGAAGCATTCGAGGCGATTGCGGCCAAAGCGAATTCGACAACGCCAGAAAAGATGGCGGCGATTGCCGGTGACTTGGCTTGCGTTGAAGGCATGGGTGCTCTGAAAGACCTGATGACCTCGCTTGGTGTAACAAGCCTGGACTGCCGTCAGGATGGAACCAAGCTGAATGCAGGCGATCGGGCATCTTATCTGTTCAACTCATCTATCGCTGGTATTGAAGACGCAGACGCGCTGCTCATCATTGGCAGCAACCCACGTACAGAAGCGCCGGTCCTGAATGCGCGCATCCGTAAGCGCTGGAGCCAGGGCGGATTGCCTGTCGGGATCGTTGGCGAAGATGCAGACCTTACCTATGACACAGAGCATCTAGGCGCTGGGCCACAGACGCTGAAAGAAATCGCAGATGGGTCTCACTCGTTTGCCCGTGTTCTTGAAGTTGCTGAACGCCCCATGATCATTCTGGGGCAGGGAGCGCTGACCCGTAGTGATGGCGCTGCGGTGCACGCAACAGCTCTTCAGATTGCTGAAAAGTCAGGCGCCATCTCTGCCAACTGGAATGGCTTCAACGTTCTTCATACGGCTGCGGCCCGCGTTGGCGGTCTGGACCTCGGCTTTGTGCCGGGCGAAGGTGGCAAAGATGTCGCCGGCATTCTGGATGCAGCAGCATCTGGCGATGTGGATTTTGTCTTCCTCCTTGGGGCGGACGAGATTGATACAAGTAAGCTTGAAAAAGCCTTTGTCATCTATCAGGGAACGCATGGGGACGCAGGCGCACATGCCGCTGATGTCATCCTGCCTGCAGCGACCTACACAGAAAAGAGCGCTCTCTGGGTGAACACCGAAGGCCGCGTGCAGATGGGCCGCAGGGCAGCTTTCCCACCCGGGGATGCCAGAGAAGACTGGGCCATTCTCCGGGCACTGTCCGATGTGATGGGGCAGACACTTCCTTATGACAGCCTGCAGCAGCTTCGCGCGGCCCTCTTTGAGGTGCACCCGCATCTCGCACAGGTTGATACAGTTTCAAGTGCTGCAAGTGTGACCAGCGGACCTGGCGGCTCAATGGACGATGTGCCATTCAGCAACGCCATAACCGATTTCTACTTTACGAACCCGATTGCCCGAGCAAGCAAGATCATGGCGGATTGTGCTGCGACCTACGGCAACAAAGAAGCAGGAGCGACCGGCACCAATGGCTGA
- the nuoI gene encoding NADH-quinone oxidoreductase subunit I: MSSLTQSVRSLFLVEFVTSFVLALKYFFGPKATLNYPYEKGLLSPRFRGEHALRRYPNGEERCIACKLCEAICPAQAITIEAGPRRNDGTRRTVRYDIDMTKCIYCGFCQEACPVDAIVEGPNFEFATETREELFYTKEKLLDNGDRWEREIAKNIELDAPYR; encoded by the coding sequence ATGTCCAGTCTGACACAATCTGTACGCTCCCTGTTTCTGGTGGAGTTTGTTACAAGCTTTGTCCTGGCTCTGAAGTACTTCTTCGGGCCTAAGGCGACACTGAACTATCCGTATGAAAAAGGCCTTCTAAGCCCGCGTTTCAGAGGGGAGCATGCGCTGCGCCGTTATCCGAACGGCGAAGAGCGCTGCATTGCCTGCAAGCTCTGCGAGGCGATTTGCCCAGCACAAGCCATCACGATTGAAGCTGGTCCCCGTCGCAATGACGGGACCCGGCGCACCGTGCGCTACGACATTGATATGACGAAATGCATCTATTGCGGCTTCTGTCAGGAAGCCTGCCCAGTGGATGCAATCGTTGAAGGACCAAACTTCGAATTCGCAACGGAAACACGCGAAGAGCTTTTCTACACAAAAGAGAAACTGCTTGATAACGGTGACCGCTGGGAACGCGAAATCGCTAAGAACATCGAACTCGACGCGCCATACCGGTAA
- the nuoH gene encoding NADH-quinone oxidoreductase subunit H has protein sequence MAELWTTYGFPLFIIVGQSLGVLVGLLLFTAYILYADRKIFAAVQMRRGPNVVGPWGLLQSFADLTKFLFKEAIIPSSANKGIYLLAPVITATLALSAWAVIPFDDGWVVADINVGLLYVLAFSSLGVYGIIMGGWASNSKYPFMGALRSAAQMVSYEVSLGFIVVCVLMTAGSMNLSDIVRAQDTGAGMFGWYWLIHFPAFVIFFISAIAETNRPPFDLPEAESELVAGYATEYSSTPFLLFFLGEFVAINLMAAMVTILFLGGWLPPFDWGPLHAVPGIIWFVLKVCFVFFLFAMVRAYVPRYRYDQLMRLGWKVFLPLSLGWVVVTAGVLVAFDLAP, from the coding sequence ATGGCTGAGCTCTGGACCACATACGGCTTTCCGCTGTTTATCATTGTCGGCCAATCGCTGGGTGTTCTGGTGGGGCTGCTGCTCTTCACCGCTTACATTCTTTACGCTGACCGGAAGATTTTTGCCGCTGTTCAAATGCGCCGCGGACCAAACGTGGTGGGTCCATGGGGACTTCTGCAATCCTTCGCCGACCTGACCAAGTTCCTCTTCAAAGAGGCGATCATTCCTTCAAGCGCCAATAAGGGCATCTATCTTCTAGCGCCCGTGATCACGGCGACACTGGCCTTGAGCGCATGGGCAGTCATCCCCTTTGACGATGGCTGGGTTGTTGCCGATATCAATGTGGGGCTCCTCTACGTTCTCGCGTTTTCGTCCCTGGGTGTGTACGGCATCATCATGGGCGGATGGGCGTCCAACTCTAAATACCCCTTCATGGGTGCGCTCAGGTCTGCCGCGCAGATGGTGTCTTACGAGGTGTCGCTCGGCTTTATCGTCGTCTGTGTATTGATGACGGCAGGCTCGATGAACCTTTCGGATATTGTTCGGGCCCAAGATACAGGTGCTGGCATGTTCGGCTGGTACTGGCTCATTCATTTCCCAGCCTTCGTGATCTTCTTCATCTCAGCAATCGCTGAGACCAACAGACCACCGTTTGATCTGCCGGAAGCGGAGTCCGAACTGGTTGCTGGCTACGCCACAGAATATTCGTCGACGCCGTTCCTACTCTTCTTCCTGGGCGAGTTCGTTGCGATCAATCTGATGGCGGCGATGGTGACAATCCTATTCCTTGGCGGCTGGCTGCCACCCTTTGATTGGGGACCACTGCATGCTGTTCCTGGCATCATCTGGTTTGTTCTCAAGGTCTGTTTCGTCTTTTTCCTCTTTGCGATGGTTCGCGCCTATGTGCCGCGCTACCGCTATGACCAACTGATGCGTTTGGGCTGGAAAGTTTTCCTCCCTCTATCGCTCGGCTGGGTCGTGGTGACAGCTGGTGTCCTGGTCGCGTTCGATCTTGCGCCATAA
- the nuoJ gene encoding NADH-quinone oxidoreductase subunit J: MIVATIAFYIFAGVAIAAGFMVIAARNPVHSVLFLILAFFNAAGLFVLMGAEFLAMILIIVYVGAVAVLFLFVVMMLDIDFAELREGFLQYMPVGALVGLIVLLELLLVAGTWTLAPEVASIAASPIPPMADVTNAEAIGQVMYTQYVYFFQAAGMVLLVAMIGAIVLTLRKKPDAQRQSIPDQVARTAETAVELKKVEPGQGL; the protein is encoded by the coding sequence ATGATCGTCGCCACCATAGCTTTTTACATATTTGCAGGCGTCGCTATTGCTGCGGGCTTCATGGTTATTGCTGCCCGTAATCCTGTGCATTCCGTGCTCTTTTTGATCCTGGCCTTCTTCAATGCGGCGGGTCTGTTCGTCCTCATGGGGGCCGAGTTCCTGGCGATGATCTTGATCATCGTTTACGTGGGCGCTGTCGCAGTCCTGTTCCTCTTCGTGGTCATGATGTTGGACATCGATTTTGCAGAACTTCGCGAAGGCTTCCTGCAATACATGCCTGTCGGCGCATTGGTTGGGCTGATCGTCCTACTTGAACTTCTTTTGGTTGCGGGCACTTGGACGCTCGCACCTGAAGTCGCGTCGATAGCAGCGTCCCCAATTCCGCCAATGGCAGATGTGACCAATGCAGAGGCCATCGGTCAGGTGATGTACACGCAATATGTCTATTTCTTCCAGGCAGCCGGCATGGTTTTGCTGGTGGCCATGATCGGCGCCATCGTGCTGACGCTCCGGAAGAAGCCGGACGCACAAAGACAGAGTATTCCGGACCAGGTCGCTCGCACGGCCGAAACCGCAGTAGAACTTAAGAAGGTGGAGCCTGGCCAGGGCCTTTAG
- the nuoK gene encoding NADH-quinone oxidoreductase subunit K: MEIGLAHYLTVAAILFTLGIFGIFLNRKNVIIILMSIELMLLAVNINLVAFSTHLGDLTGQIFAMLVLTVAAAEAAIGLAILVVYFRNRGSIAVEDINLMKG; the protein is encoded by the coding sequence ATGGAAATCGGTCTTGCACATTATCTGACGGTGGCGGCGATCCTCTTCACGCTGGGGATTTTCGGCATCTTCCTGAACAGGAAGAACGTCATCATTATCCTCATGTCGATTGAGTTGATGCTCCTCGCCGTGAACATCAATCTGGTGGCGTTCTCCACGCATCTGGGCGATCTCACAGGGCAGATATTTGCCATGTTGGTTCTGACCGTCGCGGCTGCGGAAGCGGCCATCGGTCTGGCGATCCTTGTTGTTTATTTCCGTAATCGCGGCTCCATCGCCGTCGAAGACATCAACCTGATGAAAGGCTGA